From Humisphaera borealis, the proteins below share one genomic window:
- a CDS encoding autotransporter-associated beta strand repeat-containing protein has product MRSVLAAAVSGAVVFSGVSASADPDLQWWDSTGVVSNGVIDNGSGFWNLLPGNTNWVDFDGTGNRVYNNTGTILGDTTGSDVFFGQGTGGAAGTVTLNAGTTINVNTLNFDDRPNYVIAGATSSDKLKLNSITPNVFANVDATISVTLTGTVGLGKYGIGTLSLTGTNEFAGGILVEEGTLAASSDAAFGAVSNQIVLNDVLAATSGAGLRGIATFSTGRTIRLEAVNNAVEASAGNVMTLTSPFTFSAASNTLTKNNNGVVEITASNAAMTGAITVSGGGLRLSNNLAAGTGAIAVSPGAASAGAALQLANNVTISNPLNLQGVNNVSFGGINFGGQLQSVSGTNTYSGQITQNFDAAIGADAGSTLNITGGIVNSTATTRTLFFTGGGNVNISGTALAGAAGGFFSIQKYGSGTLTIQNANTVALSDATGLRVNAGKLALAGAGTFTGSPTIGVVVQSTGTLELDNSTTNQANRLGGRPITIANGTLNLIGSASAASSETFGAPTFNRGYSIVNVTGGAGQTTSLTFTAAANNPATSQNSGTAPSGASVLFRAVPGAGGSAAINSTAGGFTFVGQTGGIGTNNKGILPWALFDNTAGGTGLSFATADASVGVLRALNPTTEMATNAATANANLNLTAAGPLVVGATAGFNANSITFSGGANLTIGNPGTLQTLTSSSGGILVRDGSSTISGGVMAQTSGAVPFNVWTLGNLTISSLLNGGNGTASGNIGFVKAGVGTLTLSTPQSAIAGLATGVNSMSGQLVVNAGTLVLNGGKNTIQANNFLSVMVNGTVDLGGNSQQVRGLFSDGNITGTVATPTGGTITSSVGTGNLVINQDNNARGWAGTISGSVNVTRSGESTLSIHTPQTYTGATLLNGNTTLLRDFGAITSSSAVAVQYATLTLDNGANPGTAGNPINSTTNIADRIGDPIPITLRGGTFNYIGRAQTNSTETIGNVTFADGLNQMLNAVGGTGFNSAVLSAGNLFRAAGSTGVVRFQGSNGQLGNTPRLTFATINGVSTATAGGGLTNNIIGAWAIQDREWASHIPTLGIGQLNAAGFPGYATTTANTAAVTDNIRYNTNGTANPALLTANRTMNTFAGNFSATSTLDLGGFTLTARGGGVIISQSGDNTTTLVQNGSITSGLAGTGGDLFLYPLTYGGTARRIFLDANIVNNGTGAVRLIRSGDSSTFFTIRSTGNNYTGGTVLNGSTTYLDAASGTPIPTGLVPANGLILNGATLTLVNRATQIGAGNVVTLNGNSVVNLYGNNTLAGLVFNNSGGGVTNPTVQSFSIGASTTTTGGSAAPGGATGVLTVGSSGITATSSNVTSTNIVVGRVDFGTAPNTVNVDTINANGVNDIAPLQAALALQSVIGTTGGINKTGAGVLQFNAQSIYTGPTNVNSGGVRIGVTNGGSRLSLLTLGSGTRLDLANASTTWGSLTGSGTVFSNTGTPTLTVGFDNTSTSFAGQFSRFNDATPNGVGLTKIGTGTLTITSAQSPVNGSSGTVTVNGGGLTYSGDGAPFPSLATTVAAGSAVTFNVNTAGTLTLASTATTTTNRLGLSTAGTFNLQGGTLVLNGVASANTVETISTLGVQNGGGLINLAPAAGSQLNLVVGTLAAVNSTGSGVIQKLANTTPANGNATLAVTTPNLPGSQGTGVAGSTSIAIRPDILADALANGSGTGFLAREGATNFYRPLASSELNKTPATWATIENAGIESSSQTIATNTVANSLTSLGSATLGAPAATATAFGRFGPNATPLQLQLNAGGLLAVDASTLTLNVGSVNAPAGNALHVHAVGSAAVNVNAYLGIGNTGGMVKSDAGTLTLNNRAFYTGNTSVNGGTLNLSSGVDNTIAVVPGATTPSVSALSINGAAALVDLKNNSQTFGLIQNVNPIAGNAGTITNSGGSIVTLTSATGAGSTFAGQINGNLAFTRSGNSTTTLTGANGYVGATTVRGGTLQLRDSGSIASSPSIALHFGTLNVDNSGLTPSANLNPTRLASNVPIILHGGALTLTGGGSIDTTLSVGTVTVGTGGSTVTVTPQANQGSTAAITIGNLSRTANQSLVNFVGSNGTLGGQGLSLNGRIILTQLNGSGFSSANLVDSLIGGWAIANGSSFATYVDGFGVMEMGSTIAGIAAPAYSGTDFSAATTASSNINDGTSRTLTAGAKSVNSLRMAPGGGQTITLPAATAITFGTGIVTNANQTINVTGTDATSTVSGSGTDLTVFVSQGTTNLNAKVTGTAALVKGGGATLALAPVGAGASNTYTGGTFVQGGTLNLNGAAGIVTVPAAANPANGLVVNNASVTMNANPGQIAATNAITINGGGSVTLANYASATSQTLASLNFDNQGGTANPTFTFGTPTALSTLVLTSANAITANNDSLASTPLITTAAATLSELQLSAAAPVITTTTAVGATNSLNIIARITSAGGAISKTGSGSLTLSGASTFNTGFNLDQGSLIFGATSAGTLPTITNGPVGTGTLSIAGGTTLLSDGTVRTVGNAVVVNGDFTVGGVTAGNSVILSGAVGLGATGRTVTVTSPAVTATLSGALTSTASGTALTKAGVGTLVLSSAANSLNGAGVVVSEGVLKNGVANAIPNASLLTVNAGAVYDLNNFGQALQTLAGGGVVTNSGGTAQTLVVGGASAADVATNATSDFGGVLTNAAQSLNLTKSGIGTLTLSGTASSYTGVTNVAAGTLVVSKLADGGLPSSIGQSTGVAANLVLGNGTTLRYTGAGDSTNRAMTIGTGAFLDASGTGAINLSGTAALTLSGTNTARTLTLTGTNKGTNTLAALIGDNGTGATTLAKTGVGTWILNNATNAYTGPTTISAGSLRVQGTSALGATAGGTTVSNGANLQIDGVNIGTESLTLSGNGILSAGALTGTGIAESAGTITLLTSSSIGSSGTDNLTLSGSVIGTGGLTKAGTGTVTLSGATANTFSGLTAVKSGTLDLNKTAGVNAIVGDGVGSKTTPDVLINGGTLRLVGNNQMADTVFVLMTSGTFDINGKTETIFHFTNSGGVYKSPRGSSLTVLDPTWTGGSNDVLGNDTYGATTDPALEISGGINTIHGDESTGQGAGSITLVSSFIFSGAGNPNLTISGDRFTAARLILNSNVTVNPGTNATITSGPALLDQGPPNHTIIVDPNQTGVIPGKIELGSANRTITVGSGGSLGITAVVQSTGGGLTKDGPGTLTLSAANFYAGPTSITAGTLIANGSITSATASAAGTLAGKGTVTGPVSITAGGAIRPGDPGTGAQTAVLTVGSLSMANSTAAVLGVNVNGLVPGSGYDQIALPNSPGSTVTLTGASLAVNLGTLLSGNGSERFYIVNNASSTANTVTGGFASVIVEPNPAFGVTTGANLNSPVASTRLPGGFDFTDANTGFVYTLLYNVDSTTNNLTVGSGNDVLLSIVPEPSALGLAAMAGVGLLRRRRRTSRR; this is encoded by the coding sequence GTGCGTTCCGTACTCGCCGCCGCCGTCTCAGGGGCCGTGGTATTTTCAGGCGTCTCGGCGTCGGCCGACCCTGACCTGCAGTGGTGGGATTCCACCGGCGTGGTCAGCAACGGCGTCATCGATAACGGCTCGGGCTTCTGGAACCTCCTTCCGGGCAACACCAACTGGGTCGATTTCGACGGCACAGGTAACCGGGTCTACAACAACACCGGCACGATTCTCGGGGACACCACCGGCTCGGATGTCTTCTTCGGACAGGGGACTGGCGGCGCAGCCGGGACTGTCACGCTCAATGCCGGTACCACGATCAACGTCAATACGTTGAATTTCGATGATCGACCGAATTATGTCATCGCCGGGGCGACCAGCTCCGACAAGCTCAAGCTCAACTCGATCACGCCCAACGTCTTTGCCAACGTGGACGCCACGATCAGCGTGACCCTGACCGGAACTGTCGGTTTGGGTAAGTACGGCATCGGAACGCTGTCGCTCACGGGCACCAACGAGTTTGCCGGCGGAATACTGGTCGAAGAGGGAACGCTTGCGGCAAGCAGCGATGCGGCATTCGGTGCCGTTTCCAACCAGATCGTCCTCAACGACGTCCTGGCCGCGACCTCTGGTGCGGGGCTACGCGGCATCGCGACGTTCTCGACCGGCCGAACCATCCGCCTTGAGGCCGTCAACAATGCCGTCGAGGCGTCCGCCGGCAACGTCATGACGCTGACCTCCCCGTTCACCTTCTCGGCGGCGAGCAACACGCTGACGAAGAACAACAACGGCGTCGTCGAGATCACCGCCAGCAATGCCGCGATGACCGGCGCGATCACTGTCAGCGGCGGTGGCCTTCGGCTGAGCAACAACCTCGCGGCGGGGACCGGCGCCATCGCCGTCTCGCCGGGTGCGGCGTCTGCGGGCGCGGCGCTTCAGCTGGCCAACAATGTCACCATCTCTAATCCGCTCAATCTCCAGGGCGTGAACAACGTCAGCTTCGGCGGGATTAACTTCGGCGGGCAGCTCCAGAGCGTTTCCGGTACCAACACCTACAGCGGCCAGATCACCCAGAACTTTGACGCCGCCATCGGCGCTGACGCCGGCAGCACGCTGAACATCACCGGCGGAATCGTCAACAGCACAGCGACGACACGCACGCTCTTTTTCACGGGCGGTGGCAACGTCAACATCAGCGGCACCGCGCTGGCCGGCGCGGCGGGGGGATTCTTCTCCATCCAGAAGTACGGGTCGGGCACGCTGACAATTCAGAACGCCAACACCGTAGCCCTCAGCGATGCGACCGGCTTGCGCGTCAACGCGGGTAAGCTCGCGCTCGCCGGTGCCGGAACCTTTACGGGCAGCCCCACCATTGGGGTTGTCGTGCAATCCACCGGCACGCTGGAACTGGACAACAGCACAACCAACCAGGCCAACCGCCTGGGCGGCCGGCCGATCACCATCGCCAACGGCACGCTGAACCTCATCGGCAGCGCCTCGGCGGCAAGCAGTGAGACATTCGGCGCGCCCACCTTCAACCGCGGCTACTCCATCGTCAACGTGACGGGTGGTGCCGGGCAGACGACAAGCCTGACGTTCACAGCCGCGGCGAACAACCCCGCGACAAGCCAGAACTCCGGTACGGCTCCCTCCGGTGCCAGTGTGCTGTTCCGTGCGGTCCCCGGTGCAGGCGGATCGGCGGCGATCAACAGCACGGCCGGTGGATTCACCTTCGTCGGCCAGACCGGTGGCATCGGCACCAACAACAAGGGCATTCTTCCCTGGGCGCTTTTCGATAACACCGCCGGCGGCACCGGCCTGTCGTTCGCGACCGCCGATGCCAGCGTCGGCGTCCTGCGCGCGCTCAACCCGACGACGGAAATGGCGACGAACGCCGCTACCGCCAACGCCAACCTCAACCTGACGGCGGCGGGGCCGCTCGTGGTCGGTGCCACCGCGGGATTCAACGCCAACTCGATTACCTTCAGCGGTGGTGCCAACCTCACGATCGGCAACCCCGGCACCCTTCAAACGCTGACCAGCAGCAGCGGCGGCATCCTCGTTCGCGACGGGTCGTCGACGATCAGCGGCGGCGTGATGGCGCAGACTTCAGGCGCAGTGCCGTTCAACGTCTGGACCCTCGGCAACCTCACGATCAGCAGCCTGCTCAACGGCGGCAACGGCACCGCCAGCGGGAACATCGGCTTTGTGAAGGCCGGCGTTGGCACACTCACCCTCAGCACGCCGCAGTCGGCGATTGCTGGCCTCGCGACGGGCGTCAACTCGATGTCGGGCCAGCTGGTCGTCAACGCCGGCACGCTGGTGCTCAACGGCGGCAAGAACACCATCCAGGCCAACAATTTCCTGAGCGTCATGGTCAATGGAACCGTCGATCTCGGCGGCAACTCCCAGCAGGTTCGCGGACTTTTCAGCGACGGTAACATCACCGGCACCGTGGCGACACCGACCGGCGGGACCATCACCAGCAGCGTCGGCACCGGTAATCTGGTCATCAATCAGGACAACAACGCCCGCGGCTGGGCTGGCACGATCAGCGGCAGCGTAAACGTGACACGCTCCGGCGAAAGCACGTTGTCCATCCACACCCCGCAGACCTACACCGGCGCAACGCTGCTCAACGGCAATACAACGCTGCTGCGCGACTTCGGCGCGATCACGTCATCCTCCGCCGTCGCGGTTCAGTATGCCACGCTGACCCTGGACAACGGTGCCAACCCGGGGACCGCCGGCAACCCGATCAACAGCACCACCAACATTGCCGACCGGATCGGCGACCCGATTCCCATCACGCTCCGCGGCGGCACCTTCAACTACATCGGTCGCGCCCAGACCAACTCGACCGAGACCATTGGCAACGTGACGTTTGCCGACGGACTGAACCAGATGCTCAACGCCGTCGGCGGCACGGGTTTCAATTCTGCGGTCCTGTCCGCGGGCAACCTGTTTCGCGCCGCAGGCAGTACCGGCGTGGTGCGATTTCAGGGCTCGAACGGCCAGCTCGGCAATACACCGCGGCTGACCTTCGCGACGATCAACGGGGTCTCCACGGCGACGGCGGGCGGCGGCCTGACGAACAACATCATCGGCGCCTGGGCCATCCAGGACCGCGAGTGGGCCAGCCACATCCCCACGCTGGGCATCGGCCAGTTAAACGCCGCCGGCTTCCCCGGCTACGCCACCACGACCGCCAATACCGCTGCCGTCACGGACAACATTCGCTACAACACCAACGGCACCGCCAACCCCGCGCTGCTGACGGCCAACCGAACGATGAACACGTTCGCGGGCAATTTCAGCGCCACGTCGACGCTGGACCTCGGCGGTTTCACGCTCACCGCCCGCGGCGGCGGTGTGATCATCAGCCAGTCCGGCGACAACACGACGACGCTCGTTCAGAACGGCTCGATCACCAGCGGTTTGGCCGGAACCGGTGGCGACCTCTTCCTTTACCCCCTCACCTACGGCGGCACGGCGAGGCGGATCTTTCTCGACGCTAACATCGTCAATAACGGCACTGGTGCCGTGCGGTTGATTCGCTCCGGCGACAGCAGCACGTTCTTCACCATCCGGAGCACCGGCAACAACTACACCGGCGGCACCGTCCTGAACGGGTCCACGACCTACCTGGATGCCGCCTCCGGCACGCCGATCCCGACCGGCCTCGTCCCGGCGAACGGACTGATTCTCAATGGCGCAACGCTGACGCTCGTCAACCGGGCCACGCAAATCGGCGCGGGCAACGTCGTCACCCTCAACGGCAACTCCGTCGTCAATCTCTACGGCAACAACACGCTGGCCGGACTGGTTTTCAATAACAGTGGCGGCGGTGTGACCAACCCCACGGTCCAGTCGTTCAGCATCGGCGCCTCGACCACAACCACCGGCGGCTCTGCTGCTCCCGGCGGTGCGACCGGCGTCCTAACCGTCGGCTCGTCGGGCATCACCGCGACATCGTCGAACGTCACGTCCACGAACATCGTCGTCGGACGCGTCGATTTCGGTACCGCGCCCAATACCGTCAACGTCGACACAATCAATGCCAACGGCGTCAACGACATTGCACCACTCCAGGCCGCGCTGGCCTTGCAGAGCGTCATCGGTACGACCGGCGGCATCAACAAGACCGGCGCCGGTGTACTGCAGTTCAACGCACAGTCGATCTACACCGGACCGACCAACGTCAACAGCGGCGGTGTTCGTATCGGTGTGACCAACGGCGGATCTCGGCTCTCGCTGCTCACGCTCGGCAGCGGCACCCGCCTCGACCTCGCCAACGCGAGTACCACGTGGGGTTCGCTGACCGGATCAGGTACGGTCTTCAGCAACACTGGCACGCCGACACTGACCGTCGGATTCGACAACACGTCCACCAGCTTTGCCGGCCAGTTCAGCCGATTTAACGACGCGACGCCCAATGGTGTCGGACTCACGAAGATTGGCACCGGAACGTTGACGATCACCTCGGCCCAGAGTCCGGTCAACGGCTCGTCCGGGACCGTGACCGTGAACGGCGGTGGCCTGACCTACAGCGGCGACGGCGCACCGTTCCCGTCGCTGGCAACGACTGTGGCGGCGGGCTCGGCCGTTACGTTCAACGTCAACACCGCCGGCACCCTCACCCTCGCCAGCACCGCTACGACGACGACTAATCGCCTGGGCCTAAGCACCGCCGGCACGTTCAATCTGCAGGGCGGTACGCTGGTACTCAATGGCGTGGCCAGCGCGAACACTGTCGAGACGATCAGCACGCTCGGTGTTCAGAACGGCGGGGGGCTCATCAACCTTGCACCCGCCGCGGGCTCCCAACTGAATCTGGTTGTTGGCACACTCGCTGCTGTCAACTCGACCGGCAGCGGCGTGATCCAGAAGCTGGCCAACACGACGCCCGCGAACGGCAACGCCACATTGGCCGTGACCACGCCCAACCTCCCGGGCAGCCAGGGAACGGGTGTCGCCGGCAGCACCAGCATCGCGATCCGGCCCGACATTCTTGCCGACGCCCTGGCCAACGGCTCCGGCACGGGTTTTCTTGCCCGCGAAGGCGCGACAAACTTCTACCGCCCGCTGGCGAGCAGTGAGTTGAACAAGACGCCCGCGACCTGGGCCACGATCGAAAACGCGGGGATCGAGAGTTCCTCGCAAACGATCGCCACCAACACCGTTGCCAACAGCCTGACGTCGCTCGGGTCGGCCACGCTCGGCGCGCCGGCCGCGACCGCGACGGCCTTCGGCAGGTTCGGCCCTAACGCCACGCCACTGCAGTTGCAGTTGAACGCCGGCGGCCTGCTCGCGGTGGACGCCAGCACGCTTACATTGAACGTCGGTTCGGTCAACGCGCCTGCGGGTAATGCCCTGCACGTGCACGCGGTCGGTTCGGCGGCCGTGAACGTCAATGCGTACCTCGGGATCGGCAACACCGGCGGGATGGTCAAGTCAGACGCAGGAACACTGACCCTCAACAATCGCGCCTTCTACACCGGCAACACATCGGTGAACGGCGGAACGCTGAACCTCAGCTCCGGCGTCGATAACACGATCGCGGTCGTTCCCGGTGCCACCACGCCGAGCGTCTCTGCCCTGAGCATCAACGGTGCCGCGGCCCTGGTCGACCTCAAGAACAACAGCCAGACGTTCGGCCTCATTCAGAACGTGAACCCGATCGCCGGCAATGCCGGAACCATCACCAACAGCGGCGGCAGTATTGTCACGCTGACGTCGGCAACGGGCGCCGGCTCCACGTTTGCCGGGCAGATCAACGGCAATCTTGCCTTTACCCGCTCGGGCAACAGCACCACCACGCTGACCGGCGCCAACGGCTATGTCGGCGCGACCACGGTACGCGGCGGCACGCTTCAGCTGCGCGACAGCGGGTCCATCGCAAGCTCTCCGTCGATCGCGCTCCACTTCGGCACGCTCAATGTCGATAACTCCGGGCTGACGCCTTCGGCCAACCTCAACCCCACGCGACTGGCATCGAACGTGCCGATTATCCTTCACGGCGGTGCGCTCACGCTGACCGGTGGCGGATCGATCGACACTACGCTGAGCGTCGGAACGGTAACGGTCGGCACGGGTGGCAGCACGGTGACTGTCACCCCGCAGGCCAACCAGGGCAGCACGGCGGCAATCACCATCGGCAACCTCTCCCGCACCGCCAACCAGAGCCTGGTCAACTTCGTCGGCAGCAACGGAACGCTCGGCGGACAGGGCCTCAGCCTCAACGGCCGAATCATCCTCACCCAGCTGAACGGCAGCGGTTTCTCATCGGCCAATCTCGTCGACAGCCTGATCGGCGGCTGGGCGATCGCCAACGGCTCTTCGTTCGCAACGTACGTCGATGGATTCGGCGTCATGGAGATGGGCTCGACCATCGCGGGAATCGCTGCCCCCGCCTACAGCGGAACCGATTTCAGCGCCGCGACGACCGCTTCGTCCAACATCAACGATGGTACCTCTCGTACGCTGACCGCTGGCGCAAAGTCGGTGAACTCACTTCGTATGGCACCGGGTGGTGGGCAGACCATCACCTTGCCCGCGGCCACGGCGATCACGTTCGGCACGGGCATCGTGACCAACGCCAACCAGACCATCAACGTCACCGGAACCGACGCGACTTCGACCGTCAGCGGCAGCGGCACCGACCTGACAGTCTTTGTGAGCCAGGGAACGACCAATCTCAATGCGAAGGTCACCGGCACGGCGGCACTCGTGAAGGGCGGTGGCGCTACGCTGGCCCTGGCGCCGGTCGGAGCCGGGGCGTCTAATACGTACACCGGTGGTACGTTCGTCCAGGGCGGTACGCTGAACCTCAACGGTGCGGCCGGCATTGTGACCGTCCCGGCAGCCGCCAACCCGGCCAACGGCCTAGTCGTCAACAACGCCTCCGTGACGATGAACGCGAATCCCGGCCAGATCGCGGCGACGAACGCGATCACTATCAATGGCGGCGGCAGCGTCACCCTTGCCAACTATGCCAGTGCAACCTCGCAGACGCTCGCGAGCCTCAACTTCGACAACCAGGGCGGGACGGCGAATCCCACCTTCACCTTCGGGACCCCGACGGCCCTGAGTACGCTCGTCCTGACGTCGGCCAACGCGATTACCGCTAACAATGACAGCCTGGCAAGCACCCCGCTGATCACCACCGCCGCCGCTACGTTGTCGGAACTGCAACTCAGCGCCGCCGCCCCGGTGATCACGACGACAACCGCCGTCGGCGCTACCAACAGCCTGAACATCATCGCCCGCATCACAAGTGCCGGGGGAGCCATTTCCAAGACGGGCAGCGGCTCGTTGACGCTCTCGGGCGCGAGCACCTTCAATACCGGATTCAATCTCGACCAGGGCTCGCTGATCTTTGGAGCCACCTCCGCAGGTACCCTGCCCACCATCACCAACGGCCCGGTCGGTACCGGAACCCTCAGCATCGCCGGCGGAACAACGCTGCTGTCGGACGGAACCGTTCGCACGGTGGGCAATGCAGTTGTTGTGAACGGCGATTTCACCGTTGGCGGCGTGACCGCGGGCAACAGCGTGATCTTGTCAGGTGCCGTCGGACTGGGTGCGACCGGCCGGACAGTTACCGTCACCAGCCCGGCCGTGACCGCGACTCTCAGCGGCGCTTTAACGAGTACCGCCTCAGGCACTGCATTAACCAAGGCCGGTGTTGGCACGCTAGTGCTTTCGTCGGCAGCCAACAGCCTGAACGGTGCGGGCGTGGTGGTGAGCGAAGGCGTTTTGAAGAACGGCGTCGCTAATGCCATCCCCAACGCCAGCCTCCTGACGGTAAACGCCGGCGCGGTCTACGACCTGAACAACTTCGGCCAGGCGTTGCAGACCCTGGCAGGCGGCGGTGTGGTGACGAACTCCGGTGGAACGGCGCAGACACTGGTCGTGGGTGGCGCGTCCGCCGCCGACGTTGCGACCAACGCCACCAGCGATTTCGGCGGTGTACTCACGAACGCCGCGCAGAGCCTCAACCTCACCAAGTCGGGCATTGGCACGCTCACGCTGAGCGGCACCGCCAGCAGCTACACCGGAGTCACCAACGTCGCCGCGGGCACGCTGGTCGTTTCGAAGCTTGCTGACGGGGGACTGCCCAGCAGCATCGGTCAGTCGACCGGCGTCGCGGCCAATCTCGTCCTGGGGAACGGAACGACGCTTCGTTACACCGGGGCCGGCGATTCCACCAACCGCGCGATGACCATCGGCACCGGCGCCTTCCTCGATGCTTCCGGCACCGGCGCGATCAACTTGAGTGGCACCGCGGCACTGACGCTGTCGGGCACCAATACGGCTCGCACGCTCACGCTCACCGGCACGAACAAAGGGACCAACACACTCGCGGCACTGATCGGAGACAACGGCACCGGCGCGACCACCCTCGCCAAGACCGGTGTCGGCACCTGGATTCTAAACAATGCCACCAACGCCTACACCGGACCGACCACCATCTCCGCCGGCTCCCTGCGGGTGCAGGGCACCTCGGCTTTGGGCGCGACCGCCGGCGGGACGACCGTCTCGAACGGCGCGAATCTCCAGATCGACGGCGTTAACATCGGCACCGAAAGCCTCACGCTCAGCGGCAATGGCATCCTCAGCGCGGGCGCACTGACCGGAACCGGCATCGCCGAATCCGCCGGCACCATCACGCTGCTCACCTCCAGCAGCATCGGGTCCAGCGGTACCGACAACCTTACGCTGTCGGGGTCGGTCATCGGCACCGGCGGCCTGACCAAGGCCGGCACGGGGACGGTGACGCTCAGTGGTGCGACGGCCAATACCTTCTCCGGCCTGACGGCGGTCAAGAGTGGAACACTCGATCTCAACAAGACCGCCGGCGTGAATGCAATCGTCGGCGACGGTGTCGGTTCGAAGACCACACCTGACGTGCTGATCAACGGCGGCACGCTCCGTCTTGTCGGCAACAACCAGATGGCGGACACCGTCTTCGTCCTGATGACTTCAGGCACGTTCGACATCAACGGCAAAACCGAAACGATCTTCCACTTCACCAACTCCGGCGGCGTGTACAAGTCGCCGCGGGGCAGCTCCCTGACGGTCCTGGACCCGACCTGGACCGGTGGCTCTAATGATGTGCTGGGTAACGACACCTACGGTGCCACGACCGACCCCGCGCTGGAGATCAGCGGTGGCATCAACACCATTCACGGCGACGAGAGCACCGGCCAGGGCGCTGGCAGCATTACCCTTGTCTCATCGTTCATCTTCAGCGGAGCGGGCAACCCCAACCTGACCATCAGCGGCGACCGCTTCACCGCCGCCCGGCTGATCCTGAACAGCAATGTGACGGTCAACCCCGGTACCAATGCCACCATCACCAGTGGCCCGGCGCTGCTCGATCAGGGACCGCCGAACCATACGATCATTGTTGACCCCAATCAGACCGGCGTGATCCCCGGCAAGATCGAACTCGGCAGCGCGAACCGTACCATCACCGTTGGTTCCGGTGGTTCGCTCGGCATCACGGCAGTCGTTCAGAGCACCGGCGGGGGCCTGACAAAGGACGGCCCGGGAACTCTGACCCTCTCGGCGGCGAACTTTTACGCGGGGCCCACCAGCATCACCGCGGGCACGCTGATCGCCAACGGATCGATTACCAGTGCGACGGCATCGGCGGCCGGTACCCTCGCCGGCAAGGGCACGGTCACCGGACCGGTTTCCATCACCGCCGGCGGCGCGATCCGTCCCGGCGACCCGGGTACGGGCGCTCAAACCGCCGTGCTGACAGTGGGCAGTCTGTCGATGGCCAACAGCACCGCTGCTGTTCTGGGCGTCAATGTGAACGGGCTTGTTCCCGGCAGTGGATATGATCAGATCGCGCTGCCGAACTCCCCGGGTTCCACCGTCACCCTGACGGGTGCCAGCCTTGCGGTCAATCTCGGCACGCTGCTGTCCGGCAACGGCAGCGAACGCTTCTACATCGTCAACAACGCCTCTTCGACCGCTAATACGGTCACCGGCGGATTCGCCAGCGTGATCGTCGAGCCGAACCCTGCGTTTGGCGTCACAACGGGCGCCAACCTGAACAGTCCGGTGGCCAGCACGCGTCTCCCCGGCGGGTTCGATTTCACCGACGCCAACACGGGCTTCGTTTATACGTTGTTGTACAACGTCGATTCGACGACCAACAACCTGACGGTCGGAAGCGGTAACGATGTGCTGCTGAGCATCGTGCCCGAGCCAAGCGCGCTCGGCCTGGCCGCCATGGCCGGCGTAGGCCTGCTCCGCCGTCGCCGTCGGACCTCGCGACGTTAA
- a CDS encoding carbohydrate deacetylase yields the protein MVKRLIVNADDFGQSPEINRGILHAHAYGIVTSTSVLVRWPAAAEVTNVVHDYPQLGLGLHVDLGEWACRNGEWYPLYRVLSEAAESSSDAVSAEVMRQLSSFRALTGKNPTHLDSHQHVHRSEPLRSILLDLGQALQIPVRHFSPDIRYVGDFYGQTGTGEPYPEGITVESLRRVIASLADGTNELCCHPGLGVDHDSPYAHERMQECNALCDPTVRHSLDAAQCCLVSFGAPR from the coding sequence ATGGTGAAACGCCTCATCGTCAACGCCGACGATTTCGGCCAGAGTCCTGAGATCAATCGCGGAATCCTGCACGCCCATGCGTATGGCATCGTCACCAGCACGAGCGTTCTTGTCCGCTGGCCGGCGGCGGCGGAGGTGACGAATGTCGTTCACGATTATCCCCAGCTCGGACTCGGCCTGCATGTCGACCTCGGCGAATGGGCCTGTCGAAATGGAGAATGGTATCCTCTTTACCGCGTGCTATCCGAGGCCGCCGAGAGTTCATCGGATGCGGTGTCGGCAGAGGTCATGCGGCAGTTGTCCTCTTTCCGCGCCTTGACTGGAAAAAACCCGACGCACCTCGATTCGCACCAGCACGTTCACCGTTCTGAACCGCTAAGGTCCATTCTGCTGGATCTTGGTCAGGCACTGCAGATACCGGTCCGCCACTTCAGTCCGGACATTCGGTACGTCGGTGATTTCTACGGTCAGACCGGGACCGGGGAGCCGTACCCAGAGGGGATCACGGTGGAGTCATTGCGCAGGGTAATTGCATCCCTGGCGGACGGGACCAACGAACTGTGTTGTCATCCGGGGCTTGGCGTCGACCATGATTCACCCTACGCGCACGAGCGGATGCAAGAGTGTAATGCATTGTGCGATCCGACCGTTCGACACAGCCTGGATGCCGCGCAATGCTGTCTGGTGTCATTCGGTGCGCCGCGATAA